One region of Candidatus Saccharibacteria bacterium genomic DNA includes:
- the argS gene encoding arginine--tRNA ligase: MKHDLELVVANVAKELFGVDVKVELTRPEAKFSDYATNVALQLSKQLVKNPREIADALAESVRERSSHIAAVSVAGPGFLNLQLTDVALLESLTMEKTKSSAGQKILVEYSDPNPFKPLHAGHLYTTLVGDTIARLIENTGAETIRINYGGDVGLHAGKSMWAIIAHLGGEYPENLSEIPESDRPKWLGERYVEGNNAYEDDEKARTEIVACNKRVYALHAENEHDSAFAKIYWVCRQWSYDYFAVLYEQLQVTPFARYIPESEVTSLGVETVREQLAAGVYEESDGAVIFRGDEHGLHTRVFINQEGLPTYETKDVGLSLTKWQDYHFDQSIIITDNGQVQYMQVVIASIGQFAPEPAERTRHLTHGVIKLQGGVKMSSRKGNVVTAMEILEAAREAGRATGTNPSEETVLAAVKYAFAKNRIGGDIIYDPVESIALEGNSGPYLQYAHARARSILVKATSHEPQDTDHELQVDERTLVRKLTEYPEVIEKATFELMPHYVCTYLYELAQEFNRFYEKNRVIGDDRERLRLELVDLYATTLKQGLTLLGIHAPERM; encoded by the coding sequence ATGAAACATGATCTGGAGCTGGTTGTTGCGAATGTGGCGAAAGAATTATTTGGGGTAGATGTCAAAGTTGAACTGACGCGACCAGAAGCAAAATTTAGCGATTATGCGACCAATGTGGCACTGCAGCTAAGCAAACAACTGGTCAAAAACCCGCGCGAGATCGCCGATGCTCTAGCTGAAAGTGTGAGAGAACGGAGCTCTCACATAGCAGCGGTGAGCGTGGCGGGGCCGGGGTTTTTGAACCTACAGCTAACCGATGTGGCATTGCTCGAATCCCTGACGATGGAAAAGACCAAGAGCTCGGCTGGTCAGAAAATATTAGTAGAGTATTCTGACCCGAACCCGTTTAAGCCCCTACACGCTGGGCATTTGTACACAACACTGGTCGGTGACACCATCGCGCGACTAATAGAAAACACCGGAGCCGAGACAATACGTATCAATTACGGTGGTGATGTCGGGTTGCATGCGGGTAAAAGTATGTGGGCAATCATTGCGCACCTTGGTGGCGAATATCCCGAGAATTTGAGTGAAATACCAGAGTCAGATCGACCAAAATGGCTCGGAGAGCGTTATGTAGAAGGAAACAACGCTTACGAAGATGATGAAAAGGCTCGGACGGAAATTGTTGCATGCAACAAACGTGTCTATGCTTTGCATGCCGAAAACGAGCATGATTCGGCTTTTGCCAAGATATATTGGGTGTGTCGGCAGTGGAGCTACGACTATTTTGCCGTGCTATACGAGCAATTGCAGGTGACACCTTTTGCGCGCTATATACCAGAAAGTGAAGTGACGTCTCTAGGCGTAGAAACAGTACGAGAGCAGTTGGCGGCTGGGGTATATGAGGAAAGTGACGGAGCAGTCATATTTCGCGGAGATGAGCACGGCTTGCATACAAGAGTATTTATAAATCAAGAGGGTTTGCCGACATACGAAACCAAAGATGTTGGGCTAAGTTTGACTAAGTGGCAAGACTACCATTTTGACCAGTCTATCATTATTACGGATAACGGACAGGTGCAATATATGCAGGTCGTTATCGCTAGCATAGGCCAGTTTGCGCCCGAACCAGCTGAACGTACGCGTCACCTTACGCACGGTGTAATAAAACTGCAAGGTGGAGTAAAAATGAGTAGCCGTAAGGGAAACGTGGTGACGGCAATGGAAATTCTCGAGGCGGCACGAGAGGCGGGTCGGGCTACCGGGACGAATCCATCAGAGGAAACTGTGCTGGCTGCGGTTAAATACGCCTTTGCTAAAAACCGCATAGGGGGTGACATTATTTACGACCCAGTAGAGTCAATCGCGCTAGAAGGAAATAGTGGTCCTTATTTGCAGTATGCGCATGCGCGAGCTAGGAGTATTCTTGTCAAAGCCACGAGCCACGAGCCACAAGACACTGATCACGAGCTGCAAGTAGATGAGCGGACACTTGTGCGCAAGCTGACAGAGTACCCTGAAGTGATCGAAAAGGCTACTTTTGAGCTCATGCCGCATTATGTCTGCACCTATCTGTACGAACTTGCCCAGGAGTTTAACCGTTTTTATGAGAAGAACCGTGTCATCGGTGATGATCGTGAACGACTGCGCCTTGAGCTGGTCGACTTATATGCGACCACGCTTAAACAGGGTCTGACGCTCCTCGGTATCCATGCCCCAGAGAGGATGTAG
- a CDS encoding NADAR family protein produces MYPDPEQQLTYQTDETVFFFTHAYDPLSNWSAHAVTIYEHTFPTVEHAFQWRKFFATEPDIASAILHAPSPWSVGQINRTIGEGKLSADWHDIRVRAMEELLRAKAAQNEDVRTCLSQTGNRRIVENHPLDSFWGCGPNGNGENMMGKLWMKIREEQR; encoded by the coding sequence ATGTACCCTGATCCAGAGCAGCAATTGACGTATCAAACCGATGAAACTGTCTTCTTCTTTACGCATGCGTACGACCCTCTCAGTAATTGGTCGGCACATGCAGTGACCATTTATGAACATACGTTTCCGACGGTTGAGCATGCCTTTCAATGGCGTAAGTTTTTTGCTACCGAGCCAGATATTGCTAGCGCCATCTTGCACGCACCGAGCCCGTGGTCGGTGGGGCAGATTAACCGGACAATTGGCGAAGGCAAATTATCGGCTGACTGGCATGACATACGCGTGCGTGCCATGGAAGAGTTACTGCGCGCGAAAGCTGCTCAAAATGAAGATGTGCGCACGTGTTTAAGTCAAACAGGCAATCGGCGAATTGTCGAAAATCATCCCTTAGACAGCTTTTGGGGTTGCGGCCCAAATGGTAATGGTGAGAATATGATGGGGAAACTGTGGATGAAAATACGAGAGGAGCAGAGATGA
- a CDS encoding MscL family protein, with the protein MTEKRIRTREALVTMLDEPDEVMRRQVGGFVNFMREKAVVGLAVGFIVGQQAQGLIKQLVDSFINPWLNIIVGSKLQERKAYIGDESFAWGKFVYVFINFLMVLLAIYLLIKLFKLDKLDLPKEVKPKKSK; encoded by the coding sequence ATGACAGAAAAAAGAATACGTACCAGAGAAGCCCTGGTTACGATGCTTGATGAGCCAGATGAAGTAATGAGGCGCCAGGTTGGTGGCTTTGTTAATTTTATGCGTGAGAAAGCTGTGGTTGGGCTGGCGGTGGGCTTTATAGTTGGTCAGCAGGCACAGGGGCTTATAAAACAGCTTGTCGATAGTTTTATCAACCCGTGGCTGAACATCATTGTCGGATCAAAATTGCAAGAACGCAAAGCCTACATCGGTGACGAGTCTTTTGCATGGGGCAAGTTCGTCTATGTGTTTATTAATTTCCTCATGGTGCTTCTGGCAATCTATCTGCTCATAAAATTGTTTAAGCTCGATAAACTAGATTTGCCAAAAGAAGTGAAGCCCAAGAAGTCAAAATGA
- a CDS encoding peptide-methionine (R)-S-oxide reductase: MTSQVNPNLSDEQKRVLFEQGTELPGSGLLLDESRRGVYGCANCGALLFRSESKYESATPGLVGWPSFAEAASNEALILAPDTSLGMPRTEVTCAKCGAHLGHLFTGVDDHPSGNHFCINSCALNFKEKLG, from the coding sequence ATGACATCCCAGGTGAATCCTAACCTTTCTGATGAACAAAAACGGGTGCTGTTTGAGCAAGGAACCGAACTGCCAGGGAGTGGTTTGTTACTGGACGAATCACGGCGCGGAGTGTATGGCTGCGCAAACTGTGGTGCTCTGCTGTTTCGAAGTGAGTCGAAGTACGAATCGGCCACGCCTGGTCTAGTTGGCTGGCCAAGTTTTGCGGAAGCTGCCAGTAATGAAGCGCTTATACTGGCGCCAGACACGTCACTGGGTATGCCGCGCACCGAGGTAACTTGTGCGAAGTGTGGTGCCCACCTTGGACACCTTTTTACCGGCGTCGACGACCATCCGTCGGGAAACCACTTTTGCATTAACTCCTGCGCGCTTAATTTTAAAGAAAAGTTGGGATGA
- a CDS encoding IS30 family transposase: MSYRHLISDDRVVIATLLQEHRNQSYIASRIGVNRSAISRELARNKTRDKPVQIPLPKRPTILDKDCRHARGSGLAQDKYEAGENYCSAVREVHLANRFYEPRSAQRAATTRRLNANQSRLRLAYQSGDWLEQYVRHRLLKNEWSPEQIAGGLRRNYGIVLHWQTIYDYIDLCSNKTDKKQLQKHLRRGGRPYRHHGTNERIKARQKALPPIQSRDAVIEQRTRLGDFEGDTIVGLDTRDRIATHVDRTSGSVCSG; this comes from the coding sequence ATGTCCTATCGTCATCTTATCTCAGATGACCGTGTTGTCATAGCAACACTACTGCAAGAACACAGAAACCAAAGCTATATCGCCAGTAGGATTGGCGTCAATCGTTCGGCCATCAGTCGTGAGCTGGCTCGCAACAAAACACGAGACAAACCAGTCCAGATACCACTGCCCAAACGCCCGACCATTCTCGACAAAGACTGCCGCCATGCCCGAGGTAGCGGTCTCGCCCAGGACAAATACGAAGCAGGAGAAAATTACTGCAGCGCAGTACGCGAAGTTCATCTTGCCAACCGTTTCTATGAGCCGCGCAGTGCCCAGCGTGCTGCAACCACACGACGTTTGAATGCAAACCAAAGCCGGCTGCGGTTGGCATACCAGTCTGGCGACTGGCTCGAACAGTACGTCAGACATCGTCTACTCAAAAATGAGTGGTCACCCGAGCAGATTGCCGGTGGCTTAAGACGAAACTACGGTATTGTACTTCACTGGCAAACCATTTACGACTATATCGATCTTTGCTCCAACAAAACAGATAAGAAACAGCTTCAAAAGCACCTTCGGCGCGGCGGCAGACCGTACCGTCATCACGGTACGAACGAACGCATCAAGGCTAGGCAGAAAGCTCTGCCGCCAATTCAGAGCCGTGACGCAGTGATTGAACAGCGAACTCGTCTAGGTGACTTCGAAGGCGACACAATTGTTGGGTTGGACACTAGAGACCGAATCGCCACCCACGTTGATCGAACAAGTGGGAGTGTCTGCTCGGGTTAG
- a CDS encoding IS30 family transposase — protein sequence MCTVRAPIRTVTYDRGTEFAEYERLRNNAAIAVYFADAYTPSQRGSNENLNSLVRQYYPKRFDFKTITPRQLKVVETKLNNRPRKRYNFRTPIQQRYYVQARQLAGFVALRDRM from the coding sequence ATATGCACAGTCCGGGCTCCCATCCGGACTGTTACATATGACCGTGGTACCGAGTTTGCCGAGTATGAGCGTCTGCGAAACAATGCTGCCATAGCTGTGTACTTTGCTGATGCCTATACGCCATCACAGCGTGGCAGTAATGAAAATCTAAACAGCCTTGTCCGCCAATACTACCCAAAACGATTCGACTTTAAGACGATTACCCCAAGACAACTCAAAGTCGTAGAAACCAAGCTTAACAACCGTCCAAGAAAACGATACAATTTCCGCACGCCTATTCAGCAGAGATACTACGTACAGGCAAGACAGTTAGCCGGTTTTGTTGCACTTCGGGATAGAATGTAG
- a CDS encoding polysaccharide deacetylase family protein: MKRIVTIFVSILLMVAAAFGMNSYVSALGPNLVPNPSVESGTVGSPSSWASGKWGTNTTTFSHKVGGHTGSYALNIKMTAHTSGDAKWYFTPVNVTPNTSYTVSNWYQSTTPTTVAAVVTSTTGAVSYISLGTPAASATWKQNSYTYVTPANAAKMTIYHFIESVGELTVDDYSVATTDTTPPPPPPPVTTNLIANPSLETSANGTSPNYWYYSKWGTNTTSFKYATIGHTGSRSAEITTTAFSNGGSHWMYDSIAVTPGKVYEFSHWYKSSVMTPMYIRLTMQDGSVKETWLGDAQASSSWTPYSTRITAPANASRIAVFQSLRTVGTLATDDYSFREVTPVPYSRAIVSVSFDDGWANQYTAARPVLNGLGFKSTFYAISGTLNTTYYMTGAQAKSLHTDGHEIASHSVTHSNFTNLSATQMTNEFANSQIALQNLLGAPVTSFAYPYGAYTTANLNTGKTYYNNQRSIDPGYNYRDAIDATKLKAIVVTNAMTTAEVQNLIDNAIAQKSWLILTYHEIATSPVIPSNTAGMVTPANFNLHMNYLKNKGVSVQTVKSALAEVQAQ; the protein is encoded by the coding sequence ATGAAGCGTATAGTCACTATTTTTGTCAGTATTTTACTAATGGTGGCCGCGGCATTTGGCATGAATTCCTATGTCAGCGCATTGGGACCAAACTTAGTACCTAACCCTTCAGTTGAAAGTGGAACGGTTGGCTCGCCCTCGTCTTGGGCTAGTGGCAAATGGGGCACTAACACGACGACATTTTCGCATAAAGTAGGTGGACATACTGGCTCATACGCTCTGAATATTAAGATGACAGCTCATACCAGTGGCGATGCGAAATGGTATTTTACTCCCGTCAATGTAACTCCGAATACTTCATACACTGTGAGTAACTGGTATCAAAGCACCACACCTACAACCGTTGCAGCGGTAGTTACTTCCACAACAGGTGCTGTCAGTTATATATCTCTCGGTACACCTGCCGCCAGCGCGACCTGGAAACAAAATTCTTACACATATGTCACTCCTGCTAACGCTGCGAAAATGACGATTTATCATTTCATTGAAAGTGTCGGCGAGTTGACTGTCGATGATTATAGCGTGGCGACAACCGACACCACTCCTCCGCCTCCACCACCTCCTGTAACAACCAATTTGATTGCGAATCCTTCACTAGAAACATCCGCCAATGGAACTTCCCCAAATTACTGGTATTACAGCAAATGGGGCACCAATACCACTAGTTTCAAATATGCCACGATCGGCCATACTGGCAGCCGCAGTGCCGAGATCACTACGACAGCCTTTTCAAACGGTGGCAGTCACTGGATGTACGACAGTATTGCTGTCACACCGGGTAAAGTATATGAGTTCAGCCACTGGTATAAGTCATCCGTTATGACACCGATGTATATTCGTTTGACTATGCAAGACGGCAGTGTAAAAGAAACCTGGTTGGGCGACGCGCAGGCTAGCTCCAGCTGGACGCCATATAGTACGAGAATAACTGCACCAGCGAACGCCAGTCGCATCGCGGTTTTCCAGAGCTTGAGAACCGTCGGCACTTTAGCTACTGACGACTACTCATTTAGAGAAGTGACACCGGTTCCCTACAGCCGCGCGATTGTCAGTGTGTCGTTTGATGACGGCTGGGCAAATCAATACACAGCAGCTCGACCAGTGCTTAACGGACTTGGCTTCAAATCTACCTTCTACGCTATATCAGGTACACTTAACACGACGTACTATATGACAGGCGCTCAGGCCAAATCGCTACACACTGACGGACATGAAATTGCATCACATTCGGTGACACACTCGAATTTCACGAATTTGTCAGCTACTCAGATGACTAACGAATTTGCGAACAGTCAGATAGCCCTGCAAAACCTTCTTGGAGCCCCTGTTACCAGTTTTGCCTATCCATACGGAGCGTACACAACCGCCAATCTCAATACCGGCAAGACGTATTACAATAACCAAAGAAGTATAGACCCAGGTTATAACTATAGAGACGCTATTGATGCTACCAAACTCAAGGCAATTGTCGTAACCAACGCTATGACCACGGCGGAAGTGCAAAACTTGATAGACAACGCCATTGCTCAAAAATCATGGCTCATACTTACGTACCACGAAATTGCGACCAGCCCTGTCATACCAAGTAACACCGCGGGTATGGTGACGCCTGCCAATTTCAACCTGCACATGAATTACCTCAAAAACAAAGGTGTTTCAGTCCAGACTGTTAAATCTGCCCTAGCCGAAGTACAGGCGCAGTAG
- a CDS encoding helix-turn-helix transcriptional regulator, with amino-acid sequence MTSQPTFTNLEPQIGCIASALRVIGQKWTALIIRDLYAGPKRFGELEKSVGTINPRTLSQRLEALETHGVVTKKTYAEVPPRTEYTLTAKGYDLVPVLQTMAAWGNKYHEEC; translated from the coding sequence ATGACTAGTCAACCTACATTTACCAACCTAGAACCACAGATCGGATGCATCGCCTCAGCGCTGCGTGTTATTGGACAAAAATGGACCGCTCTTATCATCCGCGACCTTTACGCAGGACCCAAAAGATTTGGGGAGCTCGAAAAATCCGTCGGTACAATTAACCCACGCACCCTTAGCCAGCGCCTCGAGGCTCTCGAAACTCACGGTGTCGTCACAAAAAAAACTTATGCTGAAGTGCCTCCACGCACCGAATACACACTTACAGCCAAGGGCTACGACCTCGTGCCAGTCTTACAGACCATGGCCGCCTGGGGCAACAAATACCACGAAGAGTGCTAA
- a CDS encoding NAD(P)H-dependent oxidoreductase, with product MKLGIIVGSVRQGRVSGNMATWVANAAKAYEGVDVEVIDLLDYKLPMFDEAVSPQYNPDRKPEGEAKKWLDVLARQEAYVIVTPEYNRSISGALKNALDYVAYEMAKKPVALASHGSTEGAQAVAQLRGILAGVLAVATPVFVGLPYMDAQNMKEDGTFEDAGSYRAGQLKAALDDVVWYGNALAAARK from the coding sequence ATGAAATTAGGCATAATCGTTGGTTCAGTACGTCAGGGGCGTGTCAGTGGGAACATGGCAACTTGGGTTGCGAATGCAGCAAAGGCATATGAAGGTGTAGACGTAGAGGTTATCGATCTTCTTGACTACAAACTGCCAATGTTTGACGAGGCAGTTTCACCTCAGTACAATCCTGACCGCAAGCCGGAGGGAGAGGCTAAGAAGTGGCTCGATGTTCTCGCACGTCAGGAGGCTTATGTTATTGTAACTCCAGAGTATAACCGTTCAATTTCTGGTGCCTTAAAAAATGCTCTGGACTATGTGGCGTACGAAATGGCAAAGAAACCAGTCGCCTTGGCTTCACATGGTTCAACCGAAGGAGCACAAGCAGTGGCCCAGCTCCGGGGTATTTTAGCCGGCGTATTAGCCGTGGCAACTCCCGTATTTGTTGGCTTACCGTACATGGATGCTCAGAATATGAAAGAAGACGGTACTTTTGAGGATGCTGGTAGCTACCGTGCCGGTCAGCTGAAGGCCGCTCTTGATGATGTAGTGTGGTATGGGAATGCACTCGCCGCTGCACGTAAATAA
- the orn gene encoding oligoribonuclease translates to MSEIDKKVLPTRLLWVDLEMTGLDASQDVILEVAAEVTDFELNTLETYEAIVAQPAEIVVARMQKNSWWRGYPENRDEFIRKTSDEKTAKPSYIIEQELVALIEQHFGAEPAVLAGNSIYNDRKFIARYWPKLDLKLHYRMLDVSAWKVFMQGRFGVNYEKADVHRAQEDIQASIAELQNYLEWFDKRQIF, encoded by the coding sequence ATGAGTGAGATTGACAAAAAAGTACTGCCGACTCGACTGTTGTGGGTAGATCTAGAAATGACTGGGCTCGATGCGTCGCAAGATGTCATTCTCGAGGTAGCCGCGGAGGTGACAGATTTTGAGCTCAATACGCTTGAGACGTATGAGGCAATAGTGGCGCAGCCAGCTGAGATTGTTGTTGCTCGGATGCAAAAAAACTCGTGGTGGCGGGGGTATCCCGAAAACCGTGATGAATTTATCCGGAAAACGAGCGATGAAAAAACAGCAAAACCAAGTTATATCATCGAGCAAGAGCTGGTGGCGCTCATAGAGCAACATTTTGGCGCCGAACCTGCCGTTCTCGCAGGCAATAGCATATATAACGACCGCAAATTCATTGCGCGGTACTGGCCGAAACTTGATTTGAAACTGCACTACCGTATGCTCGACGTGAGTGCCTGGAAAGTGTTCATGCAGGGACGGTTTGGCGTAAACTACGAGAAAGCAGACGTGCATCGTGCTCAAGAGGATATACAGGCATCTATTGCTGAGCTCCAAAACTACCTCGAGTGGTTCGATAAGCGGCAGATATTTTGA
- a CDS encoding HAD-IA family hydrolase, whose amino-acid sequence MSREPSIKAVVFDLDGTLLNTSEHVLQAFEHVMREHGETQERQAIIEAIGPPLLECYQQLLPSHDPEKLAHRHHELQQSKEFLALVEEYVGMRQTLAVLRDAGIKTAVFTNRWRRGVNLLFQELGLGPEFDIVISPDELKCGKPHPEGLLLIASELSIPPHALAMVGDLPVDIKVGKNAGAGITIGITHGFGSREELEAAGADYIVDSLAELGKLIERLNDGKR is encoded by the coding sequence TTGAGTCGTGAGCCAAGCATTAAAGCAGTCGTTTTTGACCTCGACGGGACGCTGCTAAATACGTCGGAGCACGTTTTGCAGGCCTTTGAACATGTCATGCGCGAACATGGTGAGACACAGGAGCGTCAGGCCATCATCGAGGCAATTGGACCACCGCTGCTTGAGTGTTACCAGCAGCTTCTGCCGAGCCATGATCCAGAAAAGTTGGCTCATCGTCATCATGAACTCCAACAGTCCAAAGAATTTCTTGCACTGGTAGAAGAATACGTGGGTATGCGGCAAACGCTGGCAGTGCTTCGCGATGCAGGCATAAAAACGGCTGTTTTTACGAACCGTTGGCGCAGGGGAGTTAATTTGTTGTTTCAGGAGCTCGGGCTAGGGCCGGAGTTCGACATTGTCATTTCACCGGATGAGCTGAAATGCGGCAAACCTCACCCCGAGGGCTTGTTGCTGATTGCTTCGGAGCTCAGTATTCCGCCTCATGCTTTGGCAATGGTCGGGGATCTACCGGTCGATATAAAAGTAGGCAAGAATGCTGGGGCGGGGATAACGATCGGTATAACGCACGGCTTTGGTTCGCGAGAAGAGCTTGAAGCAGCCGGGGCAGATTATATCGTTGATTCACTGGCGGAGCTGGGTAAGCTAATCGAAAGGCTCAATGATGGCAAGCGTTAA
- a CDS encoding HAD family hydrolase, whose translation MMASVKAILFDLDGTLRDTKDIIIEGYMHAVERHSGYRPSLEELQPYIHHHTEVHRGLSSEVDYGDWLETYRLKIEGAWRDSPFFEHAEAVLEELKMAGYRLAVVTSADYDRTIEYLSYRNVDQFFEVVVAMREGFRPKPAPDMMVEALRQLGCKPGESITVGDMVTDCQAAKAAGIPFVGITHGFASREELSAIGADYLVDSLAEIPALLTQR comes from the coding sequence ATGATGGCAAGCGTTAAAGCGATACTGTTTGACTTAGATGGGACGCTCCGGGATACCAAAGATATCATCATTGAGGGGTATATGCATGCTGTCGAGAGGCACAGTGGATACCGGCCTTCACTGGAAGAACTGCAACCGTATATTCACCACCATACAGAGGTACACAGAGGTCTTTCGTCGGAAGTTGACTATGGCGACTGGCTTGAGACGTACCGGTTAAAAATTGAGGGTGCCTGGAGGGACTCGCCGTTCTTTGAACATGCCGAGGCGGTGTTAGAAGAGCTAAAAATGGCAGGATATCGGCTGGCAGTCGTGACCTCAGCTGACTACGATCGAACGATTGAATACCTGAGCTACCGGAATGTTGACCAGTTTTTTGAAGTCGTCGTTGCGATGCGCGAAGGTTTTAGGCCGAAACCGGCGCCCGACATGATGGTGGAGGCGTTACGACAGCTTGGTTGTAAGCCAGGTGAATCAATTACGGTTGGCGATATGGTTACCGATTGCCAAGCGGCCAAAGCAGCCGGTATTCCATTTGTTGGTATTACCCACGGCTTTGCCTCGCGTGAAGAACTTAGTGCAATCGGCGCGGATTACCTAGTTGATTCGTTGGCAGAAATACCCGCACTGCTCACGCAGCGCTAG
- a CDS encoding CapA family protein has protein sequence MYRAGERPRRYRRQLLIAVGAVFVGTAGCAAAYRFTPQQPPPWNAPQLKSKAYVTTVSSNVLFTGNSYFSRYINDHAMKSELKYAYPFSRLSEFHREQYDEWVTGLECPTVAGLQQTSAQEDATLSFNCNPQYLPELVKWFGVVTLANNHTDNQGAAGFTETKMHLEENNIQYFGHPDPRELEDICEVISLPATVATSDKKTTKGFLPVAMCGYHGFIRLPLPDSIAVMKKYSTYMPVIAMPHAGTEYRSSPERVKVDLYRSMIDNGADMVLGDHPHVVQPSEAYKGHPIFYSMGNFIFDQQVAPEMTRSAAINVKFTVNGADAAQLNKWLAVGKMCNAYHDDCLARIQQAGLQKLPYNFMFDIIGSDDLGYITKPASSEVQAGILQRLNWEQVKTQLQPPYFANSK, from the coding sequence ATGTATAGGGCAGGAGAGCGTCCTCGTAGGTATAGAAGGCAACTTTTAATTGCGGTTGGGGCCGTGTTTGTTGGTACGGCTGGGTGCGCTGCGGCTTATCGCTTTACCCCGCAGCAACCACCACCCTGGAATGCACCACAGCTTAAATCAAAGGCGTATGTTACGACAGTCAGCTCGAACGTACTTTTTACCGGCAATTCATATTTTAGTCGCTACATAAACGATCACGCTATGAAAAGCGAGCTCAAGTATGCCTATCCATTTTCCCGTCTCAGTGAATTCCACCGTGAGCAGTACGATGAATGGGTGACTGGGCTCGAATGCCCCACGGTCGCTGGTTTGCAACAAACCTCGGCACAGGAAGACGCAACGCTGTCATTCAACTGTAATCCGCAGTATTTGCCTGAGCTAGTAAAGTGGTTTGGCGTTGTGACGCTGGCAAATAACCATACTGACAACCAAGGCGCTGCCGGTTTTACGGAAACAAAAATGCATTTGGAGGAAAACAACATTCAATATTTCGGCCACCCTGACCCGCGTGAGCTCGAAGACATTTGTGAGGTCATATCGCTGCCCGCCACTGTAGCTACCAGTGACAAAAAAACGACAAAAGGCTTTTTGCCCGTTGCCATGTGCGGCTATCATGGGTTTATACGTCTACCGCTGCCTGACTCTATCGCAGTAATGAAAAAGTACAGTACATACATGCCTGTCATTGCTATGCCGCATGCTGGTACGGAGTATCGCTCTAGCCCTGAGAGGGTGAAGGTAGACCTTTATCGTTCTATGATAGATAATGGCGCAGACATGGTGCTGGGAGACCATCCGCACGTTGTGCAGCCGAGTGAGGCATACAAAGGCCATCCCATCTTCTACTCTATGGGCAACTTTATTTTTGACCAGCAGGTCGCACCAGAAATGACTCGTTCGGCGGCCATAAATGTCAAGTTTACAGTAAACGGCGCTGATGCAGCTCAACTGAACAAGTGGCTTGCAGTTGGCAAAATGTGCAACGCATATCATGATGATTGTCTTGCGAGAATACAGCAAGCCGGCTTACAAAAATTGCCCTATAACTTCATGTTCGATATTATCGGCAGCGATGACCTGGGCTACATAACAAAACCAGCATCTTCTGAGGTGCAAGCCGGCATATTACAGCGTCTCAACTGGGAGCAGGTAAAAACCCAGCTTCAGCCGCCATATTTTGCGAATAGCAAGTGA
- a CDS encoding MmcQ/YjbR family DNA-binding protein → MTHKEVEEYLLSMPNSYLDYPFGEGVAVYKVGDATRAKEGKMFALIAEGKTPLNLSLKCDPQLAEVLREKYETVLPGYHLNKKHWNTLVLSGQLPKEEILGLIRHSYQLVTGVN, encoded by the coding sequence ATGACACATAAGGAAGTAGAAGAGTATTTGCTTAGCATGCCTAACAGCTACCTAGACTATCCATTTGGCGAGGGAGTTGCCGTGTACAAGGTGGGCGATGCGACTAGAGCAAAAGAAGGTAAGATGTTTGCGCTGATTGCGGAGGGTAAAACTCCACTCAACTTGAGCCTGAAGTGCGATCCTCAACTCGCCGAGGTGCTGAGAGAAAAGTACGAAACGGTGTTACCGGGCTATCACTTAAACAAAAAACATTGGAACACTCTCGTTCTGTCTGGCCAACTACCCAAAGAAGAAATCCTAGGACTTATTCGCCACAGCTACCAACTCGTTACAGGGGTAAATTAA